CTCTTTGTTTCAGTAATTAATAGATGTACATAATTATTATTAAACTATTACAAATATTTCTTTTGTGTTACAAATGCCATTTATTGTTTAAATTCTAAATTTAAACATATATAATCTTTATTAAGAGAGGTGATAGTCGTGTTAACTAAAAGCTTATTAAAAGATGTAATTCTGTCATTGGTTGTATCCATGACTGTTGCTACTATACTGTCTACTTTACTGAGTTTTGTTGCTTAGTAATTTTTATTAAAAAAATAATGGGTTCGTATATGCGAACCCATTTTATTTTAATCTGAGTAAAATACAGTATCAGTAAACTGTAGTTTAGTTTTAAATAAGGTTTTAAAATAAGTTATATTACCTTCATTATCACTAACAGAGCTCCATTTAAAACCCTTGCCTTCTTTTATAGTATAATTGTTAATAACATCATTAAATACTATTGTATCTATTCCCCAACGGGTTCTTATAATATCCTGCCCTTTGCTTGCCATAAAAATATCCGCTTTAAAAAGGCTGCCATTCAGCGAATCATCATAATAGGTGCCCTTTATTTTATTATCTATGACATCTTCAAAATTTTCTTGATAAAAATCCTCGTCTTTAAATCTTAATTTTTCAATATTAAGCAACGTATCTGCACCATCTGGACCTGTTATAACCTTTGGATTATACCCTTCAATGTCATAATAGACAAAGTAGCTACTAAATACAGCTATATCAAATCCTTCTCCACCATCTATGGTGTCATTAGATGCTAGTCCGTAAATTATATCATTACCTCCATGGGCAAAAATAGTATCTTTATTAGGGGTACCCATTAATTGATTATCATCGTATTCTGTGCCATGAATGATTTCACTTGAGCCATCAACAATATCTTTAATACTTCCTGATATATCAGCAAATCTTAATTCTTCTATATCTATTAAGGTGTCTTCGCCCTCTGGTCCTGTAATAGTATAAGGACCAATACCTGTTATTGAATATTGATTTAAGTTAAATAAATAAACGGCTGTATCTGTACCTTCATTACCGTTTATTACATCATTACCTAAACCCCCTGTTATTGTGTCACTGCCAGTGCCTGCATAAATATAGTCGTCATCATCTTTAGCATAAATAACATCATTACCATCCAGGGCATAAATAGTGTCACTATCATTTGTTCCCCATAAAGGATCATCTATGCCTTCTGTACCGTAAATACAATCCGCATTGTTAATAAATTTATCTATTTCTGCTTCTTTATCACTGAATTTTAAGTATTCAATGTTAATTAAGGTATCACTTTTATCGGGACCATTTATGGTATACGGATCGTTACCAGTTATGTTATAGTTTTGAGATAAGCCACTGTAAACCGCTGTATCTATGCCATCTCCACCATTAATAATATCATTACCTAATCCTCCGTAAATTAAATCATCATCATCCCCACCATAAATTTGATCATTACTTTCATACCCATAAATTGTATCATCACCAGCATATCCGTACATTGTATCTTCATACTCTGTACCATGCAGAATATTATCCTCATTTGTACCTTGAATTATTCCCTGTGAATTACCGCTATGTAAATGGGTGCTATTGAGTTTAAAATGAACTATTCTCACCAAAAAATCATTAAAATTGTCTGCTCCATCACCATCTAAATCAAGTATAAAGCTGTTCTCTATAGTTTTTTGATTGCTACTTAAATTTGCATACTGTCGTTTTGTATATACCTGTACAGGAAAATTTGTTACTTTTATATTACTAAAATGATAGCTCTCACCATTTTCACCTAACGAAGGGTACCATACTGAAACGCTACCATAGCCTTTTTTATTAAGCCAATCATTTTCATTAACTGATATAATTATGGTGTAGTGTTTAGCTATCTCTTTGTCTAAATAATTTTTTAAGGCCTCTGTTATAATATTGCTTTGAATATTATTGTTTGCACCATGCCATTCACCATTGTTTTTGCCAAGTCCATTCAGCTTACAGCTTTTTGGATTACCTGTTAATAACTCTTGTTCTACACAAAATCTTTGTAAAGCACTGGCTATATTCTCCATATCACTAATTATTTTTTGCTCTTTTGCTGTATTAACAGTGTTAATTATTTTAGGGGCAGATACCGCAGAAACAACAGTAATTAATGCCAGTATAGCCAATAGCTCTAACAGCGTAAAACCTTGATTGTTTCTAATCATTAACACCCCT
This Clostridium sp. 'deep sea' DNA region includes the following protein-coding sequences:
- a CDS encoding calcium-binding protein → MIRNNQGFTLLELLAILALITVVSAVSAPKIINTVNTAKEQKIISDMENIASALQRFCVEQELLTGNPKSCKLNGLGKNNGEWHGANNNIQSNIITEALKNYLDKEIAKHYTIIISVNENDWLNKKGYGSVSVWYPSLGENGESYHFSNIKVTNFPVQVYTKRQYANLSSNQKTIENSFILDLDGDGADNFNDFLVRIVHFKLNSTHLHSGNSQGIIQGTNEDNILHGTEYEDTMYGYAGDDTIYGYESNDQIYGGDDDDLIYGGLGNDIINGGDGIDTAVYSGLSQNYNITGNDPYTINGPDKSDTLINIEYLKFSDKEAEIDKFINNADCIYGTEGIDDPLWGTNDSDTIYALDGNDVIYAKDDDDYIYAGTGSDTITGGLGNDVINGNEGTDTAVYLFNLNQYSITGIGPYTITGPEGEDTLIDIEELRFADISGSIKDIVDGSSEIIHGTEYDDNQLMGTPNKDTIFAHGGNDIIYGLASNDTIDGGEGFDIAVFSSYFVYYDIEGYNPKVITGPDGADTLLNIEKLRFKDEDFYQENFEDVIDNKIKGTYYDDSLNGSLFKADIFMASKGQDIIRTRWGIDTIVFNDVINNYTIKEGKGFKWSSVSDNEGNITYFKTLFKTKLQFTDTVFYSD